One window from the genome of Diabrotica virgifera virgifera chromosome 6, PGI_DIABVI_V3a encodes:
- the LOC114329912 gene encoding zinc finger protein 883-like isoform X1: MEVDEKSCKIEIENNEISDSDVILDIFNTEFVKEPKGESKNDTYDPLEFTDHPVKTETGQDEDTVISFEPIHLDKKNFLQRENRMETMNASPDHSCYEEHVSRQPEQTLNQPQIGQGHYNCDICFKPFIEACSLEIHLGTHTGEKQHECEICFKRFTVAANMKRHLKTHTGVKPYKCEICHRQFSERSHLKTHIKLHTGEKSYGCEICFKWFAIPNNLKRHLTTHTGAKPYKCEICLLQFAYQSSLKMHVKIHTGEKPYKCKICLRQFTQQSYLKKHLKIHTGEKPYGCEICSKQFTVAESLKKHLRMHTGEKPYKCKICLKPFSEQSNLKKHVKLHAGEKPYECEICFKLFAEADSLKRHLRMHTGEKPYKCKICLKQFSERSHLKTHVKLHTGEKPYGCEICFKRFTIVTNLKRHLKTHTGEKPYKCEICLKQFSEQSHLKIHIKLHTGETPYECEICFKQFTVVEILKRHLKTHTGEKPYKCEICLKQFSERSHLKTHVKLHSGEKPHECEICFKRFAAANNLKRHLRTHTGEKPHKCDICFKRFTAAESLTRHLRMHTGEKPYKCEICLKTCSEKSNLKKHMKIHTG, from the exons ATGGAAGTTGACGAGAAGAGCtgtaaaatagaaatagaaaataaTGAGATAAGTGATAGTGATGTTATTCTGGATATCTTTAACACTGAGTTTGTGAAAGAACCCAAAGGAGAAAGTAAAAATGATACATATGATCCTTTAGAATTTACTGACCATCCTGTAAAAACTGAAACAGGACAAGATGAAGATACAGTTATATCATTTGAACCAATACACCTAGATAAAAAAA ATTTTCTCCAGAGGGAGAATAGAATGGAAACTATGAATGCATCACCTGACCATTCGTGCTATGAAGAACATGTGAGTCGACAACCTGAACAAACATTAAACCAACCTCAGATTGGACAAGGACATTACAACtgtgatatttgttttaagcCATTTATTGAAGCATGTTCTTTGGAAATACATTTAGGAacacacactggggaaaaacagcatgagtgtgaaatttgttttaagcgctTTACTGTAGCAGCTAATATGAAAAGGCATTTGAAAACGCATACCGGAgtaaaaccttataagtgtgaaatttgtcatAGGCAGTTTTCTGAGCGAAGTCATTTGAAAACACATATAAAattacacactggagaaaaatcttacgggtgtgaaatttgttttaagtggTTTGCTATACCAAATAATTTGAAACGGCATTTGACAACGCATACTGGAgcaaaaccttataagtgtgaaatttgtctcTTGCAGTTTGCGTATCAAAGCTCTTTGAAAATGCATGTAaaaatacacactggagaaaagccttataagtgtaaAATTTGTCTCAGACAGTTTACTCAGCAAAGCTActtgaaaaagcatttaaaaatacacactggggaaaaaccctacgggtgtgaaatttgttctaagcagttTACTGTAGCAGAgagtttgaaaaagcatttgagaatgcatactggggaaaaaccttataagtgtaaaATTTGTCTAAAGCCGTTTTCTGAGCAAAGTAATTTAAAAAAGCATGTAAAATTACACGCAGGAGAAAAACCGTatgagtgtgaaatttgttttaagctgtTTGCTGAAGCAGACagtttgaaaaggcatttgagaatgcatactggagaaaaaccttataagtgcaAAATTTGTCTTAAGCAATTTTCCGAGCGGAGTCATTTGAAAACGCACGTAAAattacacactggagaaaaaccttacggttgtgaaatttgttttaagcgctTTACTATAGTAACTAATCTAAAAAGGCATTTGAAAacgcatactggagaaaaaccgtataAGTGTGAAATATGTCTTAAACAGTTTTCTGAGCAAAGTCATTTGAAAATCCACATAAAATtacacactggagaaacaccttatgagtgtgaaatttgtttcaagcagtttACTGTAGTAGAAATCTTGAAAAGGCATTTGAAAacgcatactggagaaaaaccttacaagtgtgaaatttgtcttaagcaGTTTTCTGAGCGGAGTCATTTGAAAACGCATGTAAAATTACActctggagaaaaacctcatgagtgcgaaatttgttttaagaggTTTGCTGCAGCAAATaatttgaaaaggcatttgagaACGCATACTGGGGAAAAGCCTCACaagtgtgacatttgttttaAGAGGTTTACTGCAGCAGAAAGTTTGACAAGGCATTTGAGAAtgcatactggggaaaaaccttataagtgcgaaatttgtCTTAAGACGTGTTCTGagaaaagtaatttaaaaaagcATATGAAAATACACACTGGTTGA